In Ruminiclostridium papyrosolvens DSM 2782, the following proteins share a genomic window:
- a CDS encoding ATP-binding protein — MWFNEFLSKYKSGISHEFLFYFNVKDTMDNTRNFFRYIDDEFIKQRNFGIVAFYDISRGLTFLAPEMEREFNKITGNGATKLFFSTPSKIFPFIDIVLKSTKMALFIDHAEKIVPSGDIGSMTLEERMALIWMSEWSVNSKISSVGSTIFMLADNLVDISREFLKSSYRIEPILVELPGEEERKSYIEFLLNDKTTTSEISIDEFAKLSSGLNRKSIKDIKLKAEAEGVPISFDFIKEKKHEVLKKEYGDVLDFIYPEIAFEDIGGMEAAKSYLTKNIIEPVRRGDSRRVPMGILLCGPSGTGKTLLVEALAKSSGFNCVKIDMSRILGQYVGESEKNFKKCLLGAKSQEPVIVFVDEIDTAFRRGESGDSGVSRNIFSEFLQFTSNTNNRGRIIFIAATNRPDLLDAALKRAGRFDKKIPVLLPEKEERAEIFRIIIKKYGFNTDIQDFIPYSELAESYTGAEIDTVVRKAYELACNKTEELPAITDDILKEALKKCRPSTQEIEFMTELAIAECDDIDLLPEKYWARFDKP; from the coding sequence ATGTGGTTCAATGAATTTTTATCGAAATACAAATCAGGTATATCTCATGAGTTTCTATTTTACTTCAATGTAAAAGATACCATGGATAATACGAGGAATTTTTTTAGATATATAGATGATGAATTTATCAAACAGAGGAATTTTGGGATTGTAGCTTTTTACGATATTTCCAGAGGACTTACTTTTTTGGCTCCTGAAATGGAAAGAGAATTTAATAAAATAACTGGCAATGGGGCAACGAAACTATTTTTTTCAACGCCCTCTAAAATTTTTCCATTTATTGATATAGTATTAAAAAGTACAAAGATGGCTTTGTTTATAGACCATGCGGAGAAAATAGTACCGTCCGGTGATATCGGGAGCATGACTTTAGAAGAAAGAATGGCGCTTATTTGGATGTCGGAATGGTCGGTTAATTCTAAAATTTCTTCAGTTGGAAGTACTATTTTTATGCTGGCGGACAACCTTGTTGACATAAGCCGCGAGTTTTTGAAATCCTCTTACAGGATAGAGCCTATTCTTGTGGAACTTCCCGGAGAAGAGGAAAGAAAAAGCTACATTGAATTTTTACTTAATGACAAAACTACTACATCTGAAATTTCTATTGATGAGTTTGCAAAGCTTTCCTCAGGTCTGAACAGGAAAAGTATAAAAGATATAAAGTTAAAGGCTGAAGCAGAGGGTGTACCTATCAGCTTTGATTTTATTAAAGAGAAAAAGCATGAGGTCTTAAAAAAGGAATACGGAGACGTTCTGGATTTTATATATCCGGAGATAGCTTTTGAAGACATTGGCGGAATGGAAGCTGCTAAAAGTTATCTTACAAAAAATATTATTGAGCCTGTCAGAAGAGGCGATTCCAGAAGAGTTCCAATGGGAATTCTTCTTTGTGGCCCCTCCGGAACAGGAAAAACCTTATTGGTGGAAGCCTTGGCGAAATCAAGCGGATTTAATTGTGTAAAGATTGATATGTCAAGGATTTTGGGTCAGTATGTGGGAGAGAGTGAAAAGAATTTCAAAAAATGTTTGTTGGGGGCTAAGTCACAAGAGCCTGTTATAGTTTTTGTAGATGAAATAGATACTGCCTTCAGAAGAGGAGAGTCCGGAGACAGCGGAGTGAGCAGGAATATTTTCAGTGAATTTTTACAATTCACCAGTAATACAAATAATAGGGGAAGAATTATTTTTATTGCTGCAACAAACAGACCTGACTTACTTGATGCTGCTTTAAAAAGAGCCGGAAGGTTTGATAAAAAGATACCTGTACTACTGCCGGAAAAAGAGGAACGTGCTGAGATTTTCAGAATAATCATTAAAAAATACGGGTTTAATACTGACATTCAGGACTTTATTCCATATTCCGAATTGGCAGAAAGTTATACGGGAGCAGAAATAGATACAGTTGTCAGGAAAGCATATGAACTTGCTTGTAACAAGACAGAGGAGCTTCCTGCAATTACAGATGATATCCTTAAAGAGGCTCTTAAAAAGTGCAGGCCAAGTACACAGGAGATAGAATTTATGACAGAGCTTGCTATTGCAGAATGTGATGATATTGATTTACTGCCTGAAAAATATTGGGCAAGGTTTGATAAGCCATAA
- a CDS encoding PspA/IM30 family protein yields the protein MGLFSRLGQMFRGFFGLFVGNLEERNPDALFEDIKNQIDKARRQAEQQIIEIQTSAEMIKIEMKTAEKNLNAIKARVESAQRVGDKELLVELLVQEEEYQTVYETHKATYENAMTQVQKIREDYKIFESEMNAKLNELKTLKSQAKMANLRENINSVNAQYTSKNSRVGSVNDSLDRARDIVNKKTARANAVESLNQDNIDMKLKKLDMNSARDRAKARAEALLGGDNGGFEVKEKTDNKMSN from the coding sequence ATGGGTTTATTTAGTAGACTGGGACAAATGTTTAGAGGATTTTTCGGATTATTTGTTGGAAATCTGGAGGAAAGAAATCCTGATGCATTGTTCGAAGATATAAAAAACCAGATAGATAAAGCAAGACGTCAGGCAGAGCAACAAATTATTGAAATACAAACAAGTGCTGAAATGATTAAAATTGAGATGAAAACAGCTGAAAAAAATCTTAATGCCATAAAAGCAAGGGTTGAGTCTGCACAGAGGGTTGGAGACAAGGAGCTTTTGGTTGAACTTTTAGTTCAGGAAGAAGAATATCAGACTGTATATGAGACTCATAAAGCAACTTATGAAAATGCCATGACACAGGTTCAAAAGATACGCGAAGACTACAAGATTTTTGAGTCTGAGATGAATGCGAAACTTAATGAGCTTAAAACTCTTAAATCACAGGCAAAAATGGCTAATCTGCGCGAAAATATTAACTCTGTAAATGCACAATACACTTCAAAGAATAGCAGGGTAGGAAGTGTTAATGACAGCCTTGACAGGGCACGTGATATAGTTAACAAAAAAACTGCCAGAGCAAATGCGGTGGAATCACTTAATCAGGATAATATTGATATGAAACTTAAAAAGTTGGATATGAATTCTGCAAGAGACAGGGCTAAAGCAAGAGCGGAAGCACTCCTTGGTGGGGATAACGGCGGTTTTGAGG
- a CDS encoding GntR family transcriptional regulator gives MASKLSKINLNDYKPLREVIFNSLREAIIIGELRPGERLMEVQLAEKMGVSRTPVREAIRKLELEGLVDMIPRKGAHVAELSIKDIMDVLEVRASLDGLATSLAAERITDDELKELKHINGQFASYIEKENLNGSIKKDVEFHDIIYKASRNDKLISIINNLREQVQRFRVIYLKEYNNSKNLIKEHNEIYEAVSSRSMENARNIAKTHIMNQESTILSTLKMQKGNS, from the coding sequence ATGGCTAGTAAATTATCTAAGATTAATTTAAATGATTATAAACCATTGAGAGAGGTTATTTTTAATTCATTGAGAGAGGCTATTATAATAGGTGAATTACGTCCGGGAGAGAGACTTATGGAGGTTCAGCTGGCAGAAAAAATGGGCGTCAGCAGAACACCTGTCAGAGAGGCCATAAGAAAGCTTGAACTCGAAGGACTTGTGGATATGATTCCAAGAAAGGGCGCTCATGTTGCTGAGCTCTCTATTAAGGATATAATGGACGTTCTTGAGGTAAGAGCATCCTTGGATGGTTTGGCTACTTCTCTGGCAGCCGAGAGAATTACAGACGACGAGTTAAAGGAATTAAAGCATATAAACGGACAATTTGCTTCCTACATCGAAAAAGAAAATCTCAACGGCTCTATAAAAAAAGATGTAGAGTTTCATGACATTATATATAAAGCATCCCGAAATGATAAGCTGATATCAATAATAAACAATTTAAGGGAGCAGGTTCAAAGGTTCAGAGTTATATACCTTAAAGAGTATAACAATTCCAAAAATCTTATAAAAGAACATAATGAAATATATGAGGCTGTCAGCTCCAGGTCAATGGAAAATGCAAGAAATATAGCGAAAACTCACATAATGAATCAGGAATCTACAATTCTTTCTACTTTGAAGATGCAAAAAGGTAATAGTTAA